The genomic window ACACACCATTTAAGCTCAACAAATGAAGGGGGTTTAAAGGTAATGGATTTTCGTGCCGACTCTTAATGTTTATATTCACGTGTAAATGTTGGAATATATTTAAGCATCAATGAAATGGAAGGGGACGGGAATGAATTAACTAAAAAATAAACTGTTTGTGTGACAGCCTATTGGGAAATCATTTTATTGGTATTGTAGGAACTTACAGTTAGGTTTTCAAAACATGTAATCCAGAAGAGAATCTTATTCGAGCTAAACCCTTATGGGATGTGAAACATCTTGTATATTTCACTGCATGGCTTCCTTTGTCCACAGAAACCCTTTAGTCTACATTTGTTCAGTGTGTTCTCTGCGTTTCAAAATGGCTCCTTCACACAAAGGAGAACACTGTGCTGGAAAAGTTCCTGCGCCATCACTGGGTGAGGCTCGATCTTTCCAGGACAGTAATGTGTCCTACGAGCCACTCAGTTCGTAGGATCGTAGAGAAAAACATAGCTTCCATTTTATAACTCATGTATGGGATAGACTTCTAAACTAGAAAAACAGAGAAAGAAATCATTTCGATATCTGTGTAGAAAGGCAACATTAGGCATACTCCGTCTCGTCGACTTGAGGCAGCTGCGGGCGGCTGACCGGTCCAAACTGGTTTTGGCAGCAACGACAGACAGTTGCCACGCGAGCTCGCAAGCTGCACCCCACTGCCATATAAGGTCATATAAAACAACGTTAAAAGAACGCAGATATTTTTCCTCAGGACACTGAAAGAGATCCGTGGTCCTGCGTCTTCCTTGCATCTGTGGCTGTCTATTCAAGGACGTGGTTCGAATAGATTTTGGTGTTGACAAGCCACGGATACGCAACACCCAAGAAGGAAGTAATTTATCCAATTCACTAAGGGAAAACGAAGACTGGGAAACTGGGGATAGTGTGTGTCATTTAATTCTTCCTGCGATGTAGGCCTATTCTTAACCTGAACATTTTGTGGAGCCTAACGTTATTGCGCAATCTTTGTTTGCTTCCCGTGGCGTCGACCCCATAAACCGCGGGCCACGTCATTTTATTTAGCTGTTGATCTGTGTGTcttttccaaaacaaaatgcCAATTGTGTAGACGTGGCTTTAAGTGACCGTTACGGTAAGATCAAAACTAAATCGTTACCACTTCAAACTGCCTCTAATCGGCACGACGCTATTTATTACTTTGTTTTCCAAACAGTTTCTTTTTCCATTGGAGGCCTGTTTTTCTAGTTCAGCTGCATTCCATAATGCCTTTTCAGGCCACGAGTTAAATTCCCTCTGACATTGGATGCAAACACGTAGGCCCACAACAATGCAGAAGAGCGTTAAATAACACGTATATGCCTACTTATCTCGGTTTTATGTGTTATATGTATGTCTTCGTCCACCAGTCTCATAGGTGAAGGGTTACAACGCTGTTTACAGGGTTATTTTTAGGCCTTCCCCACTCCCTAGTGGGTTGGGCCAGCATTACGCAAATTCAGACTGGAAAGAATTAAGGCTGGAATATTCCACAAAGGAGTGGAGTGGCCCCGTTCTGCAGTACAAagttctcctgctctctcctctcgaCCAACAGCCCGCAGGTACTGGTTTGCTTTTCCTGCTAAAGCCGACATACgagaataaaaatacaattaaagtgCATAGTTAGATTGGCTCCCAGACCAATTGTTTATAGATGTTTGTATAGTCTACAGGGGTGCTTGCTCTGCAGATCTGCCCTCGTGAAGAACAGTGGATTCATTTAATCAGTGATCTTTTAATATTCTGAATTGTTGAGGCTACATGGAGTATTTAAGGATGTATACAGGCTTGACAACGACGTTCTTCTACGACTTCTTATTGTTGAGGTCTGGTGTGGTCGATTTATAAGGATTGACTATTGTTGAATGCATTTTGCAATGTCCTGAATCTGTGTATATTATGTGAAAATATATCTTTACGTCCTTACTATTTGCATTGTTTTCAGTATTTTGTATTGCGTAGGGTTAGGTGTGCAcaattacctttttattttactgttttATTGTCATTAAATTCAGGAAATATTGTAATAAAATAGGCTGAACAACAAATTGCTCTCTTTCCTGTTGTAAGTATCAAGAAAATCAAAACCCATCAATTTACTTTTTATGTTACAGCTGTTCAAATGAAATGCATGGTTGTAAATGTTATAGCCTTCTAGGAATATAACTGTCGCAGATGTTCCAGCCAAACCTGAAGAAGGCTTAGAATTATGCATCCAAGTTATTTAATTATTAGTTTAACATTCACTCGATAAAACCAAGGAACACAAGGATGGTTTCAGTATCTAATTGTCACCTTAAATAATAAGATAATAGTTAAACATACCATTTGGGTTGCTGATTTATCTTAGGACAATATTCCATAAATTATTCTGCAGTATGTTTATGTATAAACAAGGATATGTTTAAATCAAAATGTATATggtgtatataatgtatatggCAAGTAATACCAGTTAATGTATAAACCGATGGATCTGTCACTCACTACATTAAACTGTATTTGGGGTTATCAGTTCAGACCACTAGACACCTAAACCAGATGAGCTAGATTTTACTTTCTAGAATGAAAGGTCTGAGAGATGATagtgaaaaaataacaaattacaTTGATttgtagccacacacacagacacacaggagtAAACAGGGAGCTCTGGACGGAGATATACGCTCAGCTGCTCACGCCTTGCTACAAAAACATTTAGTGACATTTAGTGAAGGGCAGATAAGGGAACAagagatgagtgtgtgtgttgtgtgtatctgAAAGCAATTGGCAACAGTTCATGCAGGAAGAGGAAGCGGTTAACACAATGAGATACcaggtataaaaaaaaaaaactgactgTCATGGCTTTCTGAAAGTCAACAGTTTCTTATTTTCGGAGCGAACCATCGGTCTTCACCATGAGGAGGCAAGCAGAGTGGTGGTCTTAGTGATACAGACGTTATTGAGATCGCTTTGAGGAGAAATGGCGCAAAATGGTGCAGTGGCGAGCAATGAGACCGTGAAGATCCACGAAGAGCTGAAGATTGTCATTGTTGGAGATGGGGGCTGTGGGAAAACCTCTCTTCTCATGGTGTACGCCAAAGGTGACTTTCCAGAGGTAAGATCCTTTGAGCTCAAGCCCTGGCTATTTTCACCCACCATGAGGAggaattgttttttattttattgactaAGTATAATATATTTGTATCAATATACAAACATCATGAAAGCAAATTAAACAATGGTGACtttgcaaatatgttttttattataaacAATTATGTTCTTTTAACTTGACAAAAAGCTAGAATATCAATGGAACAAATATGAGCATGGCTTAACGTCTTTCATCTATTGATTTCCCCCAAAAAACAGAAATATGCCCCTTCGGTGTTTGAAAAATATGTCACAACTATAACTCATGGTGGGAAAAACATAAGGCTCAACCTTTATGACACGGCTGGTAAGACTCCCTACGAAGCAACTCAACAATGTAGATATGACTAATATCTACTACATATTCTGTCCTCAAACatattttattcaataaatatttgatcATTATATTGTGCTAATGTCTTGGCATCTGCCAGTACGCTTTCGATTTTAAGCTCAACCAGGAAACCAAACCTGCCCAGGCTATTGGGACATTGACCTGGGTGTGGGCTGTAGCTGTATAACATTCCACTGCCTTGAGAACCATCGGGACTCGGTTACACAGTTCCTCTATGTCTTTCTGAGATATTGTGTGGTGGGTTCTTCCGGAACACGTCCACCATAGTTTTGCAGCTTATCTTTGCACATTTGCAGCAGACGCTTTAGAAGAATATAATAGGAAGCTGGGCAGGATGTGGTTATGAACATACATATCTAATGACAAGCTGAATCAAAAAGATCATGTGTTTCCCTCCCGTCTCTTCAATACACATTTAATAGAGGCTTTATTTGCATTTCTTAAGGACAGGATGACTATGATCGCTTGAGACCCCTGTCCTACCAAGAAGCCCACCTGATCATGGTCTGCTACGATGTCACTAACCCCACAAGCTTTGAAAATGTCTTGATCAAGGTAATAATGTAGGTTATGAATTGTTTTATAGAATCCATAGGCCTACAACATTGATCTCAAAGTACATAATCTATTAATTGTTCTATTATCCATCAGTGATATTACAAGGCTTAACCTCTTTTTTTTCATAGCATTTCAATACCAAAACTCGTCCAAAAAGAGATTTAGCTAAATAATTGTCTTTTAATACGTTGATACATTCTTGACCATTTACAGTTATAACAGTTAATACAATAAGGTATATCTCACAATCTGTAATTGGGCTCAAGTAGAGGAGAGTAAGAGGAAATGGAAGATGTTTAACGGGTGCATAATTGCTTACCCCACACAATCTTCACATAgtggcacccagagttgaagcACTTCTGTAAGGACATTCCAGTGATCCTGATTGGCTGTAAGACGGATCTGCGTAAGGATAAGGAGCGCATCCGGAAGCTTAAAGCGGTGGATCAGACTCCTATTACGTACACACAGGTGAACGGCACCAGCTAACTAATAAACCTTTGTTTCGTATGAAAATACCTCAACTGTCTTTGTGGTCGCACAATGTAAAGTAATAGTTAAGATAACATAATCTAATGTGGATAGACAAATGTGAATGTCCCACCACTTATAAAGGTTTATATATGTagcctattattattttttaaatatatattaacctTTATAAGTTgttataaattattatataattCAGTTAGTAGCCTTTTTATTGGAAATAATAGCTGGCAATGTAGGAGGGTTGGTGGACCTTTAACTATTTCGTTATTTTATTTCCCTGGTCCTTTCCGTGAAAGGGCGAGGACGTTCGGCAGCAGATGAACGCTGAACTGTATCTCGAATGTTCCGCCAAACACCAGGAAAACGTTGAGCAGGTGTTCCAGGAAACTACGAAAACGGCGCTGGAGGCCTGTCGTAAAGCGCGGAAGAGGAAAAGGAAGAGGCTATGTGTCGCAATGTGAATTGTGAAGACAAGCCCTATGGGAAGTGTATGAGAAGAAAGTCAGGTTGGAGGCTTATTATGGCCATGGTTGGAGGACTACCAGTATTGAACATGGCCGATAATAAGGGTGACTGTGGTTTGGCTCCTTGGAGGTATGCCAGGCATGTTTACAAAGAAGTTAAAATAGAAACGGtggttgttaaaaaaaaaagaaaagcggtGATTATATTGAGGTGGTTATATTGGTTGTATTGAGGTTATCCATCAATACGGCTGACCAATGAGGTTGATCGATATCCTTATCGACCAATATCTCGATTGCATGGAGCAGTTGGTGTATCCCTAAATgtaatgtaggctacttgtaAATGTATCAAACGTCCTCTTTATTCTTGTACAAGATTTTTGTAACATTTTTTGTAATTAATTTTCAAACATTGCTGAAATTAAAAGGCTCTTTATGTTGTATTTTAAACAGTATTTTGCATTGAAACTTTATTAACTTACTATTGTAAATTGTACTGAACCAAATAATATGCAATATAAAATGTTAAAAAGCTAATGCCCATGGGTATTCACCTGTAGCTACATATTTAACTAATTTGCGTAAAGAGTATTAAATGTTTCATCACAAAGaacaaaataatttaaaattCCATATTCAAAGGAATGGACATTGGTTTCTCCAGCCCTAAATGGTCTGCTCAATAAAAGAAGAGTACGTATTGAAAATAATGACTTTAATGTCCTTTTAATAACACAATGAGGGTTTGAAAAGCATAACATGAAACACAAATCATTAATGTTCAATGAACATGCTGTGTttaactatt from Gadus macrocephalus chromosome 4, ASM3116895v1 includes these protein-coding regions:
- the rhof gene encoding rho-related GTP-binding protein RhoF isoform X1, whose translation is MAQNGAVASNETVKIHEELKIVIVGDGGCGKTSLLMVYAKGDFPEKYAPSVFEKYVTTITHGGKNIRLNLYDTAGQDDYDRLRPLSYQEAHLIMVCYDVTNPTSFENVLIKWHPELKHFCKDIPVILIGCKTDLRKDKERIRKLKAVDQTPITYTQGEDVRQQMNAELYLECSAKHQENVEQVFQETTKTALEACRKARKRKRKRLCVAM
- the rhof gene encoding rho-related GTP-binding protein RhoF isoform X2; translated protein: MAQNGAVASNETVKIHEELKIVIVGDGGCGKTSLLMVYAKGDFPEDDYDRLRPLSYQEAHLIMVCYDVTNPTSFENVLIKWHPELKHFCKDIPVILIGCKTDLRKDKERIRKLKAVDQTPITYTQGEDVRQQMNAELYLECSAKHQENVEQVFQETTKTALEACRKARKRKRKRLCVAM